The genomic segment CAGGGCCCACCAAAGCACCAGCGGCCGCAGCTCAGAGCCGTGGCCTCTCCAAGGTGGCAGATGGGGCGGGCGCGGCCACAGCAAGTGCCAGGGGGGAACGGAGGGACTGGGCGCGCCTCACAACTCACCACCTCGCCCGCTTCGGTCCTTCCTGGCTCGCCTGGCTGCGAAGCGGCACCTGGAGGGGAAACCTCAGAACAGTAGGCGGGATTGTCTAGTAAATATCTCCCATTCAGGGAGGTCCAGGTCGTGTGACGTCGACAGTTGCTGGGTAGATGAGGCCAACACATATTGCAAGGAGAGGCGTGGTTTAGAGGCGTGAAACTCCGCAGTGCTCGGCCAAGCAAGGAGCAATGCTAGGAAGGGCGGGCAGAAGGGGCACGCTCTTGTGGGTGACTACAGGTTAGGAGACCGTTGAACTGGGAGGGGCCCTAGGATGGATGCCGTGGAAAGATTCAGAGACTGCGGCCTCTTCCTGGCGCCCCCTTCCCCTACACGCGGCGGTTATATTCTGTTGCAGTTGCCCCAGGACCTGTTCCCAAGACTCTGCCCCCTCTCACTTCCGTCCCTCCTGGTTTTGTAAAGTGATGCTCATAGGAACCCCCACCCCGCGTGAAACGACTCCCAGCTCCTGGCTGACTTCCAGTCTTCTGGTTGAGGCTGCGCCTTTAGATGACACGACCCTACCCACCCCTGTTTCCAGCAGATGCCCAAGCCTGGAAGTACCTCTTACTGTAACATCGCCAAGGGGGCTTTTGAAGGCGCCCGTCGCTTTCTCGCTTTCTTCGGACAACCCTTGACCCATCGTTCTCCCGACCCCCATAAAGGGAGAGCAGAGAAGACGGTCCCCAATATGATAGTCTTGGTCCAGGCACTAACTGTCCTTTTCTCGGAAAAGGCAGGGGGATGTGGAAAAGATTCTGGTTCCCTCCCCTTCGATCTGTGGCTTTCGCTTTCACTTCCTCCTCCGAGAACCGACAGATCTCCGGGTGCTGGGCGGTCATGGCGCTACTGGATGTATGCGGAGCCCCCCGAGGGCAGCGGCCGGAATGGGCTCTCCGGGTCGCGGGAAGCGGGCATCGCTCGGACCCAGGACACTACAGTTTCTCTATGCGGTCTCCAGAGCTCGCCTTACCCCGGGGAATGCAGGTCGGGGCTGTAGGGGAACCCTCAGGGATGAGGGAAGGCGGGTGCTGAGGAGTGGAGGATCGCCTGAGAGGAGGCGGCGAGAACGGGAGAGCGGGGGACAGGGTGGGCGGCAGCCTTCAGTCCTGGAGAGCGCCAGACCCAAAGAAGAGGCCACGTGGGGATGGGGCCTGAGAGGAGGAAGTGCAAGTTAGGACAAAGAGTTACAGGTGAGGTGGGGGCTCCCAAAGGAAGACAAGAGAGCTTTCCTGCCCTTGTCCACACACAAATCGTGGGGCCTTTTTCATGGGGTTATCACATGATATAGGAGCTGTATGGTGTCTTGGGAAACCTATGAACTTTGCCTGCTGGCCTCGTCTCAGCAACTCACTTTTGCGCGACTTAGAACAAGTCACTTAGTCTAGGTCCCAAGcccctcttctgtaaaatgaggatactgTTACTAAACGGTGTTTTGTGAGGGTCGAATGGTTTATGCGTGGGAGAAACACTTTAAGTCACTCTCAAAGTTTTTTCATTATGGTAACAAGTGCTTGCTTTCATTTCTATTGTGCTGGAAAATGGAAAAGGTTGATACAGCAtacctcttcttttccttctcccaaGTCATTTCCTTCTAGATATGGGTTATTAACTGTTTCATTTATTGATGGTTAGATAATTTGTGCATATCTCCTCACCCTCATACTCTCTAAAACCTTTTCCTGGAGCCTCTTACTACAGAATGTTTCATTGCCTCTCTCTACCTCTTTTCTCTTATCAGCCCACAGAATTCTTCCAGTCTCTGGGTGGGGACGGAGAAGGGAACGTTCAGATTGAGATGGCCCATGGCACCACCACGCTTGCCTTCAAGTTCCAGCATGGAGTGATTGTAGCAGTGGATTCTCGGGCCTCAGCTGGGTCCTACATTGGTGAGTCTATACACTCCAGTAGGCTCCAGAATCTGGGGAGCTGGGCTCCCCTTTCTACAGGAGGCCAACTCTGCAGCAAAGTGGAAGTGGATATTGATTTAGGACACACTGGGGGATCTGTGGGGTCATCCCTTCTCTCCCAAAACTCCATCTTCTTCCAGATACCTTACGGGTGAACAAGGTGATTGAGATTAACCCTTACCTGCTTGGCACCATGTCTGGCTGTGCAGCAGACTGTCAGTACTGGGAGCGCCTGCTGGCCAAGGAATGCAGGTAAGTGAGGCCTCTCATCTTCCTTTCTTAGTCTAGCGGTTAATTCCTGGATCTCTCAGATCATTGCTCCTTACTCTTGTCCTATGTGGTCCATCTTAGTGCTAATAGCATATTTCACAAAACAGCTTTTTGGTGATAAGAACCTTCTCCCAAATCTCCGCCTGTGCTCCACACATAAGCCAGATAATATGTCAGTTATTTAGCACTGACACATCCACCCTGGTGGGATAGTATCATTTACTAGGCTGCCTTTGTATGTTTCAGATACTTTAAATTCCAAATCTTTCTCTGATCCTTAGATCCTACAAAATAATTCCTTTCCAATGCTTATCTCTTCAATCGTTTCCTGTCTCATCAAGTTGGAAAGAGCTaacctcccttccctcactccaCTTTGTCCTCACCCAGGCTGTACTATCTGCGAAATGGAGATCGTATTTCAGTGTCGGCAGCCTCCAAGCTGCTGTCCAACATGATGTGCCAGTACCGGGGCATGGGCCTCTCTATGGGCAGTATGATCTGTGGCTGGGATAAGAAGGTGGGTGCTCTCCATTCTCCATGTTCCCCCACCATGTCCCCCATGGATGACATATGTGTTTCCCATCATATGCTCCCACTCCTTCCCTGACAAGATGCATGGCATATAGAGTGCTTGGTTATAGAACTGTTCCAGTATATCCATGGACTATTTATTGACCCAGATATGAATCATTTCGTGTGTTTTGTAAGCTTGTCCCTTTTGTTAAATAGTTGACttcaagtttgttttttcttttttatttctaaagttcTATGACTTTACCAGAGTGATTTCCTAATTCCAGTGTTCTTGTGGTAATATTAattcttttgtccactttttatgACTCACATTTGAACCTCCATATTACCAACATCTTCCTCTCCAATTTCAGCCTGAAATCTTTCATCTTACAGGGTCCTGGACTCTACTACGTGAATGAACATGGGACTCGGCTCTCAGGAAATATGTTCTCCACTGGTAGTGGGAACACTTATGCCTACGGGGTCATGGACAGTGGCTATCGGCCTAATCTTAGCCCTGAAGAGGCCTATGACCTTGGCCGCAGGGCGATTGCTCATGCCACTCACAGAGACAGCTATTCTGGAGGCGTTGTCAATAGTAAGAGACCAATGCTCCCACCATCATGTCTGGGAGGAATCAGCGGGCGGTTGGGGGGTGATTTAAGATTgagaaactagcctggccaagatgaaaccccgtctctactaaaaatacaaaaattagccggacatggtgacaggtgcctgtagtcccagctacttgggaggctgaggcaggagaatcacttgaacctgggaggtggaacttggcagtgagccaagatcatgccattgcactctggtctgggccacagagcgagactctgtctcaaaagaaaaaaaaaaaaaaaaggattgaaagACTCAAAGGAGGGAGAGTGGTAGGAAGGAAATTTTCAGAGTCAGAAGAAGGGCATTAAAGGCCCAGTCATACGGTTTTAAGCCTGCGCATGTGTCTTGTTGCTGCCTTCAACGTAACATCAGTGACAGGAATTGCTGAGCTGAAAGGTGACTCCGAGTTCTTTTCTCATTTGTCCACAGTGTACCACATGAAGGAAGATGGTTGGGTAAAAGTAGAAAGTACAGATGTCAGTGACCTGCTGCACCAGTACCGGGAAGCCAACGagtaatggtggtggtggcagctgGGCAGGTCTCCTCCGCGAGGGCTTGGCCGACTCAGGGACCTGAGCCACGTTAAGTCCCAGAGGAAGAAGCCTAGCCTGAGCCAAAGGCAGAGTACGGGCTCAGCAGCCAGAGGAGGTGGTGACGTGCATCTTCTGCGTGTTCTCTATTTGAACAAGTGTTTCCCCCAGGGAAGCTTCTGGGTGCCCCACTaagtagaataaagaaaaacGGTTATAAATGCCTCTTGTGGCTGAATGGGGTTGGGCCTGTGGTGGTTGGGTGGGGCAGGAAATAAAGAGACACTTTTTCTGGAGAAGAGACTCAGACCCTTATCTAAGAAATGTGGCCTTACCACATATTTCTTCCTGGGGTTTCCTTCCACACTCATCTCTCCAAGACCTCAGGAAGGCTGTTCATTGTTGTCCATGGACATTTATTTGCAATTTCACATAGGTTAGGTCCTTTCCATAGAGGGACACCTGGGGACTCCTGTGTGCTCCACTGTTAATGGTTTGAGGAACAGGGAGTAGGGCACCTAGGATAATTGTTTTTGACTTTACAGAGTGGGATGAAAAAGCTTCCACTTCACCTTAACATGGTAATCATATAAACACCATACCATTTACCCCCAAATAACACTTTGGAGATACTGGATATTGAATATAAAGACAGACATTAGGGGTCCAATTCCATGATGTGTCATGCTGAATTGCAAGATGACAGGACTATAATTCTAGAGGAAGAAGAGATCAGGGAGACTCCCCTAAGTGAGGCGTGCAGGGAAAATGTGAAAGGCCCAGGTTAGAAGAAAAAGACACACATCATGAGATTTTCGGAATCATGCTGGAACTATGGACCGCGCCGCTTTCCAGAGAATAAGGAAACAAATGTTTGAAAGTAGGAGCATGAGCTTCAGCATGGAACTTTCTTCATTAGAGAGAGATACTTAAAATTCCAGAATGAATAGAGTTGTAAAAACTTTAGCGAGCCCCTACTTAAaatccctcctccccaccaccactgTTTTAAACTTTAAGTGACTCCTTGGTAGTCACACAGATAACGTTTCAAAATGGTGATCTGGAATCCAAGCGACCCTTCCTttggggattttgtttgtttgtttttagtttggaAGGTGGTTTCAATCTGGAGTCCTTTCTGGAATAAACGAATCTTTCTGTTGCATAGGTAGGCTCTGGGTCAGGAAGGATATTTAGAAACCTGATTACTGTTCTAAACAGTGTTAAAATAGAACAAGAACCAAAGCCCAGTACCGTGCATTTCCCTCATAGGCTGAAGGTGCGCCCAGCATAATTTGGAATACAGGCTTAGAGGCATCTAAGCACGTGCCAGCTCAAGGTGCTCTGCTGAGGAGGACGGATGAAGAGAAGGACGGATGAAGAGGTCAGGGCCTCCTAAATTCAAAATCTGTACGTGAAAATCCCCTTTGGCCTGGTGAGATTGGTTGGAACCTTCTATTTAGGAGACCCTGGCATATTTTTTCGCTCACCTAAAATTGGAGCTTGCATGGAAcagggcactttttttttttttttttttaaagacaaagtcttgctcttgtcgcccaggctggagtgcaatgacctaatctcggctcactgaaacctctgtctcctgagttcaagcgattctcctgcctcagcctccctagtagctgggattacaggcgtctgccaccacgccctggctaatttttgtatttttagtagagacagggtttcaccatgttggccaggctggtctcgaactcctgaccttaggcgatccgcccgcctcggcctcccaaagtgctgtgattacaggcatgagccaccgcaagaGGGCACTTCTTAAGAATA from the Macaca mulatta isolate MMU2019108-1 chromosome 4, T2T-MMU8v2.0, whole genome shotgun sequence genome contains:
- the PSMB8 gene encoding proteasome subunit beta type-8 isoform X1, which codes for MPWKDSETAASSWRPLPLHAAVIFCCSCPRTCSQDSAPSHFRPSWFCKVMLIGTPTPRETTPSSWLTSSLLVEAAPLDDTTLPTPVSSRCPSLEPTEFFQSLGGDGEGNVQIEMAHGTTTLAFKFQHGVIVAVDSRASAGSYIDTLRVNKVIEINPYLLGTMSGCAADCQYWERLLAKECRLYYLRNGDRISVSAASKLLSNMMCQYRGMGLSMGSMICGWDKKGPGLYYVNEHGTRLSGNMFSTGSGNTYAYGVMDSGYRPNLSPEEAYDLGRRAIAHATHRDSYSGGVVNMYHMKEDGWVKVESTDVSDLLHQYREANE
- the PSMB8 gene encoding proteasome subunit beta type-8 isoform X2; the protein is MALLDVCGAPRGQRPEWALRVAGSGHRSDPGHYSFSMRSPELALPRGMQPTEFFQSLGGDGEGNVQIEMAHGTTTLAFKFQHGVIVAVDSRASAGSYIDTLRVNKVIEINPYLLGTMSGCAADCQYWERLLAKECRLYYLRNGDRISVSAASKLLSNMMCQYRGMGLSMGSMICGWDKKGPGLYYVNEHGTRLSGNMFSTGSGNTYAYGVMDSGYRPNLSPEEAYDLGRRAIAHATHRDSYSGGVVNMYHMKEDGWVKVESTDVSDLLHQYREANE